One genomic region from Rosa rugosa chromosome 1, drRosRugo1.1, whole genome shotgun sequence encodes:
- the LOC133726782 gene encoding ACT domain-containing protein ACR6 yields the protein MDDEYAKFVRRMNPPRVVIDNDSCEDATIIQVDSFNKHGILLDVVQVLADVNLVITKAYISSDGVWFMDVFNVIDRDGKKIRDKDIINYIQIRLESNASFVPSMTDSVGVTPSEEHTLIELSGTDRTGLLSEVCAVLADLHCNVVNAEIWTHNARAAAVVHVTDETTGCAIKDPARLASIKELLCNVLRGNNELKAAKMTLATSGVTNRDRRLHQIMFADRDYERVGRAELRRVEDKGSRPQVTAFDCSQKDYTVITMRAKDRPKLLFDIICTLTDMQYVVFHGMVNTGRTEAYQEFYIRHVDGVPISSEAERERVVQCLEAAIERRASEGLELQLCTDDRVGLLSDITRIFRENSLSIKRAEISTKGGKALDTFYVTDVTGNPVDPKMIDSIRREIGQTILQVKCNSTPPPPKSPQGTTMGFLFGNLFKARSFQSLKLIRSYS from the exons GATGAGTATGCTAAGTTCGTGAGGCGGATGAACCCACCCAG AGTTGTGATTGACAATGATTCTTGTGAGGATGCTACTATTATCCAG GTTGACAGTTTCAACAAACATGGAATTCTCCTAGATGTTGTCCAAGTGCTTGCAGATGTGAACCTTGTCATAACAAAAGCTTATATCTCATCTGATGGAGTATGGTTCATGGATG TGTTCAACGTGATTGACCGTGATGGCAAAAAAATCAGAGACAAGGACATTATCAATTATATACAAATT AGACTTGAAAGCAATGCCAGCTTTGTACCGTCTATGACAGATTCTGTTGGTGTGACGCCCTCAGAAGAGCATACCTTAATTGAGCTCAGTGGTACTGATAGAACTGGTCTATTGTCTGAAGTGTGTGCTGTTCTTGCAGACCTTCACTGTAATGTGGTAAATGCTGAGATATGGACACACAATGCCAGAGCTGCTGCTGTAGTTCATGTCACAGATGAAACCACTGGTTGCGCAATTAAAGATCCAGCGCGCCTCGCTTCAATAAAGGAGCTGCTTTGCAATGTCCTCAGAGGAAACAATGAGTTGAAGGCTGCCAAAATGACACTTGCAACCTCTGGAGTTACAAATAGAGATAGAAGGTTGCATCAGATTATGTTTGCCGACAGAGATTATGAAAGGGTTGGAAGAGCTGAATTACGCAGAGTTGAGGATAAGGGCTCAAGACCTCAAGTAACTGCCTTTGATTGCAGTCAGAAGGATTACACTGTCATTACTATGAGGGCAAAAGATCGACCAAAATTGTTGTTTGACATCATTTGCACTTTAACGGACATGCAATATGTGGTATTCCATGGAATGGTCAATACAGGGAGGACAGAAGCTTATCAG GAGTTTTATATTCGACATGTTGATGGAGTTCCTATAAGCTCAGAAGCCGAGCGAGAACGTGTTGTGCAGTGTCTTGAAGCAGCCATTGAAAGGCGGGCATCTGAG GGGCTTGAACTACAACTGTGCACTGATGACCGGGTTGGACTTCTCTCAGATATCACTCGGATATTCAGGGAGAACAGTTTGTCTATCAAACGAGCAGAAATTTCAACTAAAGGTGGAAAAGCTTTGGACACTTTCTATGTCACAGATGTGACAGGAAACCCAGTTGATCCCAAGATGATTGATTCAATTCGCAGAGAGATTGGCCAGACCATACTGCAGGTGAAATGCAATTCTACCCCTCCACCACCAAAGTCCCCTCAAGGGACAACAATGGGATTTCTCTTTGGGAACTTGTTCAAAGCTCGAAGTTTCCAGAGTCTTAAATTAATCAGATCCTACTCTTAG
- the LOC133726781 gene encoding pentatricopeptide repeat-containing protein At5g14080, whose amino-acid sequence MATELASRISRVLISASNNTRPTRSWNPSLENALHRLGCRDSLSPQLVARVIDPFLLNHHSLALGFFNWASQQPSFSHTSTTYQSVLKSLSFSRQFSAIDALLKQVRAQRIGLDASVYRSVIASLIIGKKTHNAFLVFGEVGIEDIGHEICNSLLAALASDGYLEHAQKVFDEMTLRAVPLSTAGFGVFVWRLCGNAELSKILSTLDEVRRCGWSINGSVVALLIIHGLCRASRVSEAFWVLDELRNRECKPDFMAYRIVAEAVRSTGNVVDTEKVLKKKRKLGVAPRSSDYREFILGLISERRIHEAKELGEVIVSGNFPIEDDVLNVLIGSVSTIDPGSAMMFFKFMVGKASFPTLLTLSNLCRNLSKRSNSDELLEVFQVLSSGEYFKDLETYNVMVSFLCKAGMVKEAYGVLPEMKKKGLSPDLSTYNSLIEACCREDLLRPAKRLWDEMFANGCRGNLKTYSILIHKFSEVGPVDEALTLFYHMLGREVAPDAMTYTTLLEGLCQDTKLEAALEVFDKCVEQDLMLAQSVLGTFILTLCKAGLFLAASRLLCRLSFDIAHSDSHVVLLKCLADAKEIPLAIEHINWVRQASPSMLQTISNELASISSTPRPEPILQLLQTI is encoded by the exons ATGGCAACCGAGTTAGCGAGTCGAATAAGCCGAGTTCTGATCTCCGCTTCCAACAACACAAGGCCGACTCGCTCATGGAACCCTTCACTCGAGAACGCTCTTCACCGCCTCGGCTGCCGCGACTCACTGAGTCCACAACTCGTCGCCCGAGTCATCGATCCTTTCCTCCTCAACCACCACTCCCTCGCTCTCGGCTTCTTCAACTGGGCTTCCCAGCAGCCCTCCTTCTCCCACACCTCCACCACCTACCAATCAGTCCTCAAgtctctttctttttcccgcCAATTTTCCGCCATTGATGCTCTGCTCAAGCAAGTCAGAGCCCAGAGAATCGGCCTCGATGCATCGGTCTATCGCTCCGTGATTGCTTCACTCATCATAGGAAAGAAAACCCACAATGCCTTTTTGGTGTTCGGCGAGGTTGGGATTGAAGATATTGGGCATGAGATTTGCAACTCACTCTTGGCTGCTCTGGCTTCTGATGGGTATTTGGAGCATGCCCagaaggtgtttgatgaaatgacTCTGAGAGCTGTGCCTCTGAGCACCGCTGGATTTGGTGTGTTTGTGTGGCGGCTATGTGGAAACGCTGAATTGAGTAAGATATTGAGTACGCTAGATGAGGTTAGGAGGTGTGGTTGGTCGATCAATGGGTCCGTTGTAGCGCTTCTGATCATTCACGGGCTTTGTAGGGCTTCGAGAGTGTCAGAGGCTTTCTGGGTGCTGGATGAGCTGAGGAATAGAGAGTGCAAACCTGATTTCATGGCGTATAGGATTGTTGCTGAAGCTGTTCGGTCTACTGGGAATGTGGTTGATACAGAAAaggttttgaagaagaagagaaagctaGGTGTGGCTCCGAGGAGTAGTGATTATAGGGAGTTCATACTTGGGTTGATTTCAGAGAGACGGATACATGAAGCCAAAGAGTTGGGAGAAGTGATAGTTAGTGGGAACTTTCCAATCGAAGATGATGTTCTCAATGTGTTGATAGGGTCAGTGTCAACTATTGATCCTGGCTCTGCAATGATGTTTTTCAAGTTCATGGTTGGAAAAGCGAGCTTCCCAACTCTTTTGACATTGAGCAATTTGTGTAGGAATCTAAGTAAGCGTAGCAACTCTGATGAATTGCTGGAAGTTTTCCAAGTTTTGTCTTCTGGTGAGTATTTTAAAGATTTGGAGACTTACAACGTGATGGTGTCATTCCTGTGCAAAGCAGGAATGGTGAAGGAAGCCTATGGGGTACTTccagagatgaagaagaaagggttaAGCCCAGATCTTTCAACTTATAATTCTCTTATTGAAGCATGTTGTAGAGAAGATCTATTGAGGCCTGCTAAAAGGCTGTGGGATGAGATGTTTGCAAATGGGTGCAGAGGAAATTTGAAGACTTACAGTATCTTAATTCATAAGTTTTCGGAAGTAGGCCCAGTTGATGAGGCTCTAACGCTCTTTTACCACATGTTGGGAAGAGAAGTTGCACCCGATGCGATGACTTACACAACTCTACTTGAAGGGCTTTGTCAAGACACAAAGCTTGAAGCTGCTTTGGAAGTTTTTGACAAGTGTGTTGAACAGGATTTGATGCTTGCCCAATCTGTGTTGGGTACATTTATCCTCACTTTATGCAAAGCAG GTCTTTTTCTTGCCGCTTCTAGGTTACTCTGCCGCCTCAGTTTTGATATAGCACATTCAGATTCTCATGTAGTTTTACTGAAATGTTTAGCCGATGCTAAAGAGATTCCACTGGCCATTGAACACATTAACTGGGTTCGCCAAGCTTCACCCTCCATGTTGCAAACTATTTCAAACGAACTAGCATCGATTTCTTCTACTCCAAGACCAGAGCCAATTTTACAGTTGCTTCAAACAATTTAG